The proteins below come from a single Dendropsophus ebraccatus isolate aDenEbr1 chromosome 15, aDenEbr1.pat, whole genome shotgun sequence genomic window:
- the SCAF8 gene encoding SR-related and CTD-associated factor 8 isoform X4, translating into MEAVKTFNSEGRHQGIEVPLYRSSQLYSLNDYKPPISKAKMTQITKAAIKAIKFYKHVVQSVEKFIQKCKPEYKVPGLYVIDSIVRQSRHQFGQDKDLFAPRFSNNIINTFQNLYRCPADDKSKIVRVLNLWQKNNVFKSEIIQPLLDMAAGILPPVVTPVLPSTAAAVSNTPGTPATPVTPANVVQGIPDPWIAQITNTDTLAAVAQILQSPQGQQLQQLVQSLHVQQQKPQPSLLQALDAGLVVQLQALTAQLTAAAAASNTLNPLEQSVSLSKVCKKLMDRFDFREDNSQNEDSKKDAPQIPLVSDSVNNSLFHQLAEHLQQQNLEHLRHQFLEQQHTPKMIAQENQDMMSESENSATPSQDDSQQAFRDKDSQLHTSLSLQQEDMDIDDMQDVTEELYEKEEKKMIKDEKPRARSKSRSRSPRKRRSRSRSGSRKRKHRKRSRSRSRERKRKTSRSYSSERRAREREKEREKEREKERLKKGLPPIRSKTLSVCSTTLWVGQVDKKATQQDLTNVFEEFGQIESINMIPPRGCAYVCMVHRQDAYRALQKLSSGSCKIGSKIIKIAWALNKGVKTEYKQFWDVDLGVTYIPWEKVKLDNLDDFAEGGMIDQETVNNEWQTQRNTEPVVVKEPAPAPVPTTTVQSPVVPKSTIITTQTEAYNPPVAMLQIPVSPAVPAVSLVPPAFPVSMSVPPPGFTTLPPPPFMRAGFNPSQPPPGFIPPHGPPPTIPPPSISSAIPTGLVPRIPMSTDSIKEVSYSSLMLPMPSVVTTSVSTPSLFNPSSAQADQEEKRLASADNVNERTAASSTQSTAVNSTGILGMQPQPPMTAPVPGLTMGGRIAAMPFLDIRPGLLHQPATARFTLITPAMPPPPPPRSMLPPALIDPTVHSLTFPQGELFPRPTIPSRLSSDNALLHEEGVPLQSSNVQQEGDQDYRFPRIESQSSGGEQKKEGMPLVSSQDNEGVSSAEDIDVRHIEDDHEPQDMAVVDPCEGQEKLITGSIVGQLSPETAHKSEMEAEMHSLENLRGRDMHPFESKLKVPDAHDLPTRLQLDPRQHFGSPPSDLVLPFGRHPLEIRENFGRPPLEGRDHFGRPPPEGRDHHGRLPADGRDHYGRPILEGRNSFGRLPMDSREVFGRPPLEMREHFGRMPSDIGRREQFPPDKPWGHRGDFDERPHHSYPGFGGPKGFPDERPRHGNYRHEHRNAPGWNRGFDSESHRDYDDRRRSWERHRDRDDREFGFRREMNGNRFGRERQSGNWMPPQPQIFEYFPEASTTKEKAEEASQVNGETPETGSKQQTVKKANDPELCEKASEKKSEEKEAKEPEGKSQPVVESTETEGT; encoded by the exons TAAAG ttcTACAAGCATGTTGTTCAGAGTGTTGAGAAATTTATCCAGAAg TGTAAACCTGAATACAAAGTACCCGGTCTCTATGTTATCGATTCCATCGTTCGACAGTCCAGGCATCAGTTTGGTCAAGACAAGGATTTGTTCGCTCCGCGGTTTAGCAATAACATAATTAACACTTTTCAGAATTTGTATCGCTGCCCAGCGGATGACAAG AGCAAAATTGTAAGAGTGCTAAACCTATGGCAGAAGAATAACGTGTTCAAGAGTGAGATTATCCAGCCGCTTCTTGACATGGCTGCTGGCATCCTGCCCCCTGTTGTCACACCTGTCCTGCCTAGTACTGCAGCAGCTGTCAGCAACACACCAG GTACTCCAGCAACCCCTGTTACCCCAGCAAATGTTGTTCAAGGCATACCTGATCCGTGGATTGCACAGATAACCAATACAGATACCCTtgcagcagtggcacagattttACAAAGTCCTCAGGGACAACAG CTTCAGCAGCTGGTTCAGTCTTTGCATGTCCAGCAGCAGAAACCGCAGCCCTCCCTTCTGCAGGCTCTGGACGCCGGCCTAGTGGTGCAGTTACAGGCACTTACAGCCCAACTTACAGCCGCAGCTGCCGCCTCCAACACACTCAATCCGCTGGAGCAAAGTGTATCTCTCAGTAAGGTATGTAAG AAACTCATGGACCGATTTGATTTTAGGGAGGATAATTCACAGAACGAGGACTCAAAAAAGGATGCCCCACAAAT TCCTCTTGTATCGGATTCTGTGAACAACTCCCTGTTCCATCAGCTCGCAGAACACTTACAGCAGCAAAATCTGGAACATCTACGTCACCAATTCTTGGAGCAGCAACATACTCCAAAG ATGATCGCTCAGGAAAACCAGGATATGATGTCTGAATCAGAAAATTCTGCCACACCATCACAGGATGACAGCCAGCAAGCCTTTAGGGATAAAGATTCACAGCTTCATACTTCTCTATCACTACAACAAGAG GATATGGATATTGATGATATGCAAGATGTAACAGAAGAGCTGTATGAAAAAGAAGAGAAGAAAATGATAAAGGATGAAAAACCAAGGGCCCGTTCCAAGTCACGATCTAG atcACCCAGAAAAAGACGTTCTAGATCCCGTTCTGGATCCAGGAAGCGCAAGCATAGAAAACGCTCTCGTTCAAGGTCAAGGGAGAGAAAACGTAAGACTTCAAGGTCGTACTCCAGCGAGAGAAGAGCGCGAGAGCGAGAAAAAGAGCGAGAAAAGGAGCGAGAAAAAGAACGACTGAAAAAAGGCCTTCCTCCTATCCGATCCAAGACTCTTAGTG TGTGCAGCACAACATTATGGGTGGGACAAGTCGACAAAAAGGCCACTCAGCAAGATCTCACCAATGTATTCGAAGAGTTCGGACAGATTGAATCCATCAAT ATGATACCTCCCCGTGGTTGTGCCTATGTTTGCATGGTTCACAGGCAAGATGCTTACCGGGCTCTTCAGAAGCTGAGTTCAGGCTCTTGTAAGATTGGGTCTAAAATTATTAAG ATCGCTTGGGCTTTAAACAAGGGAGTGAAAACAGAGTACAAGCAGTTCTGGGACGTTGATCTTGGGGTCACATATATACCATGGGAGAAAGTAAAGTTGGACAATTTAGATGACTTCGCGGAAGGTGGAATGATCGATCAGGAGACTGTTAATAATG AATGGCAAACACAGAGGAACACCGAGCCTGTAGTAGTGAAGGAGCCTGCACCTGCCCCTGTTCCTACTACTACTGTGCAGAGTCCAGTTGTTCCGAAATCCACCATAATAACAACCCAGACAGAGGCATATAACCCACCTGTTGCAATGCTTCAG ATTCCTGTGAGCCCAGCTGTCCCAGCAGTAAGCTTGGTGCCACCTGCTTTTCCAGTGTCCATGTCTGTGCCACCACCAGGCTTCACCACTCTTCCACCTCCTCCGTTCATGCGAGCAGGTTTTAACCCTTCTCAGCCACCTCCAG GTTTTATACCTCCACATGGTCCACCACCCACTATTCCCCCGCCTTCTATCAGTTCAGCTATTCCTACAG gctTGGTTCCTCGAATACCCATGTCTACAGACAGCATTAAAGAAGTGTCCTATAGCAGTTTGATGCTGCCAATGCCATCAGTTGTAACCACTTCAGTATCCACACCATCTCTCTTTAATCCTTCAAGTGCTCAAGCAGACCAAGAAGAAAAAAGATTAGCTTCTGCAGACAATGTCAATGAAAGGACGGCTGCAAGTT cAACACAAAGTACGGCGGTTAACAGTACTGGAATCTTAGGAATGCAGCCACAACCTCCTATGACAGCACCTGTTCCAGGTTTAACTATGGGTGGAAGAATAGCAGCTATGCCGTTTTTGGATATTCGTCCTGGGTTACTTCATCAACCAGCGACCGCAAGATTTACTTTGATAACTCCAGCGAtgccccctccaccaccaccaaggAGCATGCTTCCTCCAGCCCTTATTGATCCGACTGTACATTCTCTTACTTTCCCACAAGGAGAGCTTTTTCCCCGTCCTACTATTCCATCTAGACTAAGTAGTGATAACGCTCTGCTGCACGAAGAAGGTGTCCCACTGCAAAGCAGTAATGTCCAACAGGAAGGAGACCAAGACTATCGCTTCCCTCGCATAGAGAGTCAATCTTCTGGAGGCGAACAGAAAAAGGAGGGCATGCCATTAGTTTCAAGCCAGGACAATGAAGGTGTGAGCTCTGCAGAGGACATTGATGTTAGACATATAGAGGATGACCATGAACCACAGGACATGGCTGTTGTTGATCCATGTGAGGGCCAGGAGAAACTTATTACTGGATCTATTGTAGGACAGTTATCTCCAGAAACTGCACATAAAAGTGAAATGGAAGCTGAAATGCATTCTCTAGAAAATTTGAGAGGTCGTGACATGCATCCTTTTGAAAGCAAACTAAAAGTTCCCGATGCTCATGACCTTCCAACAAGACTACAATTGGATCCTAGACAGCATTTTGGCAGCCCTCCATCAGATTTAGTACTGCCTTTTGGGAGGCATCCTCTTGAGATTAGAGAAAATTTTGGTAGACCGCCACTTGAGGGTAGAGATCATTTTGGGAGACCACCCCCAGAGGGAAGGGATCACCATGGCAGACTCCCTGCGGATGGGAGAGATCACTACGGGCGCCCAATTTTAGAGGGTAGAAACTCTTTTGGACGCTTACCAATGGATAGTAGAGAAGTTTTTGGAAGGCCGCCTTTAGAAATGAGGGAGCATTTTGGAAGAATGCCATCCGATATTGGTAGAAGGGAGCAGTTTCCTCCCGATAAGCCATGGGGCCATAGAGGAGATTTTGATGAAAGACCACATCATTCTTACCCTGGTTTTGGTGGCCCAAAGGGCTTCCCAGATGAAAGACCACGTCATGGAAATTATCGTCATGAGCACAGGAACGCACCCGGTTGGAACAGAGGGTTTGACTCTGAGTCGCACAGGGATTATGACGACCGCCGTCGCTCTTGGGAAagacatagggatagggatgatCGGGAGTTTGGTTTCCGCAGAGAAATGAACGGCAACCGATTTGGAAGAGAGAGACAATCGGGCAACTGGATGCCACCTCAGCCTCaaatttttgaatattttccaGAGGCTTCTACGACCAAGGAAAAGGCTGAGGAGGCGTCTCAGGTCAATGGGGAAACGCCAGAGACTGGTAGTAAGCAACAAACTGTTAAAAAGGCAAATGATCCCGAACTGTGTGAAAAGGCAAGTGAGAAAAAGAGCGAAGAGAAAGAGGCCAAGGAGCCTGAAGGAAAGAGTCAACCAGTGGTTGAAAGCACAGAAACTGAGGGGACATAA